In one window of Haloimpatiens sp. FM7315 DNA:
- a CDS encoding insulinase family protein, producing the protein MLCGSRKFKTKDPFSDIYKSSLNTFLNAMTYPDKTSYPVSSRNQKDFMNLMDVYLDAVLYPNIYKNHEILRQEGWRYDIAPKTDKLIYKGVVYSEMQGALSSPEEVLTKEIYKSIFPNTTYAFVSGGAPEDIPKLTQDKFEEFHSKFYHPSNSYIYLYGDQDLDKCLKFINENYLINFDKIEIPSHIDETKSFKKMEENTSKYSISIEEDEKNKSYFSLNFALGNYSKGEEYLASKILYNMLVESSASPIKRALLKEDIGESMLDFDEMNMDPTKKILFPIAVKNADKSKKDKFREVIFETLKSLVKNGINKNLLKAAINTVEFELREADPYKIANKGLYYLDRVMGSWLYDGNPLEHLKYEENLNKIKSLSDDKYFENFIEKYMLNNNHCSFVILNPNKGLQEKTAKELDSKLQEYKASLTNKDLQNLKDENKKLNEAQIKEDTEEAKNTIPRLSINEVDSKAERIPQNVYKDNGITVLSHNMNTNKIAYVSLLFDALNINQKHIPYLGLLRDILGKINTEKRDYSELTAEIYGTTGGINFDTKIYSKKDNTEVYYPKFIVKSKVLSENIPNLFKLIKEIVTLTNFSNTKRIREALREAKSKLQMKITDRGDDFARMTAFSCFSKADKYNDMVKGSAYYRFLCDLDKNFDVNCDEIADNLKKVYKKLFNKNNLMISFTGEKEEENIVKSSMNIVLDELNDDKIKNAEIKFNSSNKNQALVTASNVQYVVKAFDLKKLNCKYSGKIHVLQNILNNEYLFTRVRLQGGAYGCYMNMTRYNNIAFASYRDPNLTRTINVYDEAYKFLEDINYDEKDMEKFIIGSAGSLYKPLTHEKQGEKAVENYICGITYEDLQREKDELLSTKLEDVKAFANMVKEGTRKNYMCVSGSEREIRNNSDLFNEINVIL; encoded by the coding sequence GTGCTTTGTGGTTCAAGAAAATTTAAAACAAAAGATCCCTTTAGTGATATTTATAAAAGTTCATTGAATACTTTTTTAAATGCTATGACCTATCCAGATAAGACAAGCTATCCTGTATCCAGTAGAAATCAAAAGGATTTTATGAATTTAATGGATGTATATTTAGATGCAGTTTTATATCCTAACATATATAAAAATCATGAAATACTTCGCCAAGAAGGATGGAGATATGACATAGCTCCAAAAACAGACAAGTTAATTTATAAAGGTGTTGTATACAGCGAAATGCAGGGAGCATTATCTTCTCCAGAAGAAGTTTTGACAAAAGAAATTTATAAATCCATTTTTCCAAATACAACTTATGCTTTTGTTTCAGGTGGAGCGCCTGAAGATATACCAAAGCTAACTCAGGATAAATTTGAAGAATTTCATAGTAAATTTTATCATCCATCTAATAGTTATATTTATTTATATGGTGACCAGGATTTAGATAAATGTCTTAAATTTATAAATGAAAATTATTTAATTAATTTTGACAAAATAGAAATACCATCTCATATAGATGAGACAAAATCATTCAAAAAGATGGAAGAGAATACTTCTAAGTATTCTATAAGTATAGAAGAAGATGAAAAAAATAAAAGCTATTTTTCTTTAAACTTTGCTTTAGGTAATTATTCAAAGGGTGAAGAATATTTAGCTTCAAAAATACTTTATAATATGCTTGTAGAATCTTCTGCGTCTCCAATAAAACGTGCTTTACTTAAAGAAGACATAGGAGAGAGTATGCTTGATTTTGATGAAATGAATATGGACCCTACAAAGAAAATCTTATTCCCTATAGCTGTTAAAAATGCAGATAAGAGTAAAAAAGATAAATTTAGAGAAGTAATTTTTGAAACTTTAAAATCTTTAGTTAAAAATGGCATAAATAAAAATCTTTTAAAGGCAGCTATAAATACAGTTGAATTTGAACTTCGTGAAGCAGACCCATATAAGATAGCAAATAAAGGCCTTTATTATTTGGACAGGGTAATGGGAAGCTGGCTTTATGATGGCAATCCACTAGAGCATTTAAAATATGAAGAAAATCTTAATAAAATCAAATCTTTATCTGATGACAAGTATTTCGAAAATTTTATAGAAAAATATATGCTTAATAATAATCACTGTTCATTTGTAATTTTAAATCCTAATAAAGGGCTTCAAGAGAAAACAGCAAAAGAATTAGATAGTAAATTGCAAGAATATAAAGCTTCTCTAACTAATAAAGATTTGCAAAATTTAAAAGATGAAAATAAAAAATTAAATGAAGCTCAAATAAAAGAAGATACTGAGGAAGCTAAGAATACTATTCCTAGATTATCTATAAATGAGGTGGATTCTAAAGCTGAAAGAATTCCACAAAATGTATACAAAGATAATGGTATAACTGTACTTTCTCACAATATGAACACCAATAAAATAGCATATGTAAGCTTATTATTTGATGCTTTAAACATTAACCAAAAACATATTCCATATCTAGGATTATTAAGAGATATTTTAGGAAAGATAAATACTGAAAAAAGAGATTATTCAGAGCTTACAGCAGAGATATATGGCACTACTGGCGGTATAAATTTTGATACTAAGATTTACAGTAAAAAAGACAATACAGAAGTGTATTATCCAAAGTTTATTGTTAAGTCTAAAGTGCTTTCAGAAAACATTCCTAATTTATTTAAGCTTATAAAGGAAATAGTTACTTTAACCAACTTTTCTAATACTAAAAGAATTAGAGAGGCTTTAAGAGAAGCAAAATCAAAACTCCAAATGAAGATTACAGATAGAGGAGATGATTTTGCTAGAATGACAGCATTTTCATGCTTTTCAAAAGCTGATAAATATAATGATATGGTAAAAGGTTCAGCATATTACAGGTTCTTGTGTGATTTGGATAAGAATTTTGATGTAAATTGTGATGAAATCGCGGATAATTTAAAAAAGGTATATAAAAAACTATTTAATAAAAACAATTTAATGATTTCATTTACAGGAGAAAAAGAAGAAGAAAATATAGTAAAATCAAGTATGAACATTGTATTAGATGAGCTTAATGATGATAAAATTAAAAATGCTGAAATAAAATTTAATTCATCTAATAAAAATCAGGCCTTAGTTACTGCAAGCAATGTGCAATATGTAGTAAAGGCTTTTGATTTGAAAAAATTAAATTGTAAATATTCTGGAAAGATACATGTCCTTCAAAATATTTTAAATAATGAGTATTTATTTACTAGAGTTAGACTTCAAGGTGGTGCTTATGGATGCTATATGAATATGACAAGATATAATAACATTGCTTTTGCATCATATCGTGATCCAAATCTTACCAGGACTATAAATGTATATGATGAAGCCTATAAATTTTTAGAGGATATAAATTATGATGAAAAGGACATGGAAAAATTTATAATTGGTTCTG